A genome region from Sceloporus undulatus isolate JIND9_A2432 ecotype Alabama chromosome 1, SceUnd_v1.1, whole genome shotgun sequence includes the following:
- the BAG5 gene encoding BAG family molecular chaperone regulator 5, with the protein MDMGNQHPSIKRLQEIQKEVKDLESQVTTFSGLASDRAYKNLERALTKQLFEIDSVDAEGRGDVQQARKRAAQETERLLKELEQNANHPQRLEIASIFNEAQTLVEHEITAFYKGGNCVTEEFEEGIQDIIFRLTQVKTGGKISLRKARYRTLTKVCAVQEIIDSCTKQQPSLPLSSDAHPSVAKINSVMVDVNKAKGTLIAVLMGVNNNETCRHLSCVLTGMIADLDALDVCGRPEIRNYRKEVVEEINRLQKYLDLDEEADTTYAYDLAQNRCIIKIEEIRQKMKEINASLLKGEKASDLYLRSKAELQGLIAQLDEVSPGKNPCIREARRRAVIEVQTLITFIDLKEALVKRQAFVEQTEAEPPSHRAIWHILGNVSEIQQEVLSFDGNRTDKNYMRLEEMLTKQLLALDAIDPQGDERSKVARKQAVKLAQNILYYLDMKTDEWEY; encoded by the coding sequence atggatATGGGTAACCAACATCCTTCCATCAAAAGGCTGCAAGAAATACAGAAAGAAGTGAAAGACTTAGAATCACAAGTAACAACTTTTAGTGGTCTGGCCAGTGACCGAGCTTATAAGAATCTAGAGAGGGCTTTGACTAAACAACTTTTTGAAATAGATTCTGTGGATGCTGAAGGCAGGGGTGATGTTCAACAAGCCAGAAAGAGGGCTGCCCAGGAAACAGAGAGACTGCTTAAAGAACTGGAACAGAATGCAAACCACCCTCAAAGACTGGAGATAGCCTCTATATTTAATGAAGCACAGACATTAGTGGAACATGAAATCACAGCTTTTTACAAAGGAGGCAACTGTGTGACTGAGGAATTTGAAGAAGGTATTCAGGATATCATTTTTAGACTCACACAAGTGAAAACTGGAGGGAAAATCTCTTTAAGGAAAGCCAGGTACCGCACTTTGACAAAAGTATGTGCTGTTCAGGAGATCATAGACAGTTGTACAAAACAGCAGCCCTCCCTGCCATTGTCCAGTGATGCACATCCCTCTGTCGCCAAGATTAATTCTGTCATGGTTGATGTAAACAAAGCAAAAGGCACCCTTATTGCTGTATTAATGGGAGTAAATAACAACGAGACCTGTAGACATTTGTCCTGTGTGCTGACAGGCATGATTGCTGATCTGGATGCCTTAGATGTATGTGGTCGGCCAGAAATAAGAAACTATCGTAAAGAAGTTGTAGAAGAGATTAACAGATTGCAGAAATACTTGGATCTGGACGAAGAAGCCGATACCACTTATGCTTATGacttggcccaaaacagatgcattataaaaatagaagaaatccGTCAGAAGATGAAAGAAATTAATGCTTCCCTTTTAAAGGGTGAGAAAGCTTCAGATTTGTACCTGAGGTCAAAGGCTGAGCTACAGGGATTAATTGCTCAGTTGGATGAAGTGAGTCCTGGCAAAAATCCATGCATCCGAGAAGCCAGAAGGCGAGCAGTGATAGAAGTTCAAACCCTTATAACGTTTATTGACTTAAAGGAGGCACTTGTCAAACGACAAGCTTTTGTGGAACAAACAGAAGCCGAGCCTCCATCACACAGAGCCATTTGGCATATTCTTGGAAACGTGTCCGAAATTCAGCAAGAGGTGCTGTCATTTGATGGGAACAGAACTGATAAGAACTACATGAGACTGGAGGAAATGCTTACGAAACAACTTCTAGCACTGGATGCTATAGACCCTCAAGGAGACGAGCGCTCAAAAGTAGCCAGGAAACAGGCAGTGAAGCTTGCACAGAATATTCTGTACTACTTAGACATGAAAACAGATGAATGGGAGTACTAA